In one window of Paenarthrobacter nicotinovorans DNA:
- the alr gene encoding alanine racemase gives MTYEAADIGIGEKASIAKSAVLERSAVIDLEAVRHNVRQFVAIASPAAVMAVVKADAYGHGAVQVARAALDAGAAWLGVAHISEALALRAAGIDAPLLAWLHTHESNFQAAVAAGIDVGISGWELDAVVAAAREQERPARVHLKVDTGLGRNGCTIADWDQLLGQAMDYQDQGLLRVVGIFSHLAVADEPHRPETDEQLAVFREAIAMAEDAGVDTEVRHIANTPAALSRPDSHFDLVRVGLGVYGLSPFEGATSAELGLHPAMTVRTLLSNCKQVPEGQGVSYGLNYRTSEESTLGLVPLGYADGVPRIATGGPVRVNGVNYPVVGRIAMDQMVIDLGPLTPEAAAELRGAEAVMFGNGSDHGPTADDWAAAAGTNNYEIVTRISQRVPRSYVNEVPSQPASQTDVATDAKAAAL, from the coding sequence GTGACTTATGAAGCAGCAGATATCGGGATCGGCGAAAAGGCCTCAATAGCCAAGTCGGCGGTCCTGGAACGGTCCGCGGTGATCGATCTCGAAGCTGTACGCCACAACGTGCGGCAATTCGTCGCCATCGCCTCTCCTGCCGCGGTCATGGCCGTAGTGAAGGCCGACGCGTATGGTCACGGAGCCGTCCAGGTTGCGCGGGCAGCCCTCGACGCCGGTGCGGCATGGCTCGGGGTGGCGCACATTTCCGAGGCACTCGCCTTGCGGGCCGCGGGCATCGATGCTCCGTTGCTTGCCTGGCTGCACACCCACGAGAGCAACTTCCAGGCAGCCGTCGCCGCCGGCATCGACGTCGGAATCTCCGGCTGGGAGCTGGACGCCGTAGTCGCGGCAGCCCGCGAACAGGAACGGCCCGCGCGGGTCCACCTCAAGGTGGACACCGGTCTGGGCCGCAATGGCTGCACCATTGCTGACTGGGACCAACTGCTGGGCCAGGCCATGGACTACCAGGACCAGGGCCTGCTGCGCGTGGTGGGGATCTTCTCTCATCTCGCCGTGGCCGATGAACCGCACCGCCCCGAAACCGATGAGCAGCTCGCTGTCTTCCGTGAGGCCATCGCCATGGCTGAAGACGCCGGTGTGGACACGGAGGTCCGGCATATCGCCAACACTCCCGCTGCGTTGTCTCGCCCGGATTCGCACTTCGACCTGGTGCGCGTGGGCCTCGGCGTCTACGGATTGTCGCCCTTCGAAGGCGCGACGTCGGCCGAACTTGGCTTGCACCCCGCCATGACCGTCCGCACGCTCCTGTCCAATTGCAAGCAGGTCCCGGAAGGGCAGGGCGTCTCCTACGGCCTGAACTACCGCACCAGCGAAGAAAGCACCTTGGGCCTGGTCCCGTTGGGCTACGCAGACGGGGTTCCGCGGATCGCCACCGGCGGACCGGTCCGCGTCAATGGCGTCAACTACCCGGTAGTGGGCAGGATCGCCATGGACCAGATGGTCATCGACCTGGGCCCCCTGACTCCTGAGGCAGCCGCGGAGCTTCGGGGCGCCGAAGCCGTCATGTTCGGCAATGGCTCCGATCACGGCCCCACGGCCGACGATTGGGCCGCAGCTGCCGGAACCAACAACTACGAAATCGTCACGCGCATCAGCCAGCGGGTGCCTCGCAGCTACGTCAATGAAGTACCCTCCCAGCCGGCATCGCAGACCGACGTTGCCACCGACGCCAAAGCAGCAGCGCTGTGA
- a CDS encoding carbohydrate kinase family protein, with protein MDAMPQRRFDPLASVRSDADAGCDLLLTGTVFQDIIFTGLPQAPEPGTEVWSEGMGSCPGGVANQAIAAARLGLRTNLAATFGDDGYGDYNWQILEKQEHVDLSLSQRVPGWHSPVTVSMCVNQDRSMVTHGHPAPISASQLIGQPPRALAAVADLEEEMEPWMLAAMKSGTKLFGVVGWDPTGKWSERRLDQLENFYAFLPNAPEAMAFTGKSDPWAALYSLADRVPVAVVTLGPQGAVAVDSESGEEEWVPSLPVPASDPTGAGDCFGAAFIVGCLAGWRLGDRLRFANLCASLAVQEVGGSLAAPGWGDIADWWQRANARKERQSSQWLRRFAFLEPIVKDIPAEAQRRARATIAHLSDAQ; from the coding sequence ATGGACGCTATGCCGCAGCGACGATTCGACCCCCTTGCCTCCGTAAGGTCAGACGCTGACGCCGGGTGCGACCTTCTCCTGACCGGCACGGTCTTCCAGGACATCATTTTCACCGGCCTTCCCCAAGCGCCGGAACCGGGCACGGAAGTGTGGAGCGAGGGCATGGGAAGCTGCCCGGGAGGGGTGGCCAACCAGGCCATTGCGGCAGCGCGGCTCGGGTTGCGGACCAACCTTGCAGCGACCTTCGGAGACGACGGTTACGGCGACTACAACTGGCAGATCCTGGAGAAGCAGGAGCACGTGGACCTGTCGTTGTCGCAGCGGGTTCCCGGGTGGCACTCACCAGTGACTGTTTCCATGTGCGTGAACCAGGACCGCTCCATGGTCACCCACGGCCATCCCGCCCCGATCTCTGCTTCCCAGCTGATTGGCCAGCCTCCGCGGGCGCTCGCAGCCGTTGCGGACCTGGAGGAGGAGATGGAGCCGTGGATGCTGGCCGCAATGAAATCCGGTACCAAGCTTTTTGGGGTGGTGGGGTGGGACCCTACCGGGAAATGGTCGGAGCGCCGGCTGGACCAGCTGGAGAACTTTTATGCTTTCCTGCCCAACGCTCCCGAGGCCATGGCGTTCACCGGCAAATCCGACCCCTGGGCGGCGCTGTACTCGCTGGCTGACCGCGTGCCGGTAGCCGTGGTGACCTTGGGTCCCCAAGGGGCAGTGGCGGTGGACTCGGAGAGCGGCGAGGAAGAGTGGGTGCCTTCTTTGCCGGTCCCGGCTTCTGATCCAACGGGAGCAGGGGACTGCTTCGGTGCGGCCTTCATCGTGGGGTGCCTCGCAGGATGGCGGCTGGGTGACCGCCTGCGTTTTGCCAACCTGTGCGCTTCGCTTGCCGTCCAGGAGGTTGGCGGGTCCCTGGCCGCACCCGGCTGGGGAGACATCGCGGACTGGTGGCAGCGGGCGAACGCGCGGAAGGAGCGGCAAAGCAGCCAGTGGCTGAGGCGCTTCGCGTTCCTGGAACCGATCGTGAAGGACATCCCCGCTGAAGCCCAACGACGCGCCCGGGCCACCATCGCGCACTTGTCGGATGCCCAGTAG